A single Lactuca sativa cultivar Salinas chromosome 8, Lsat_Salinas_v11, whole genome shotgun sequence DNA region contains:
- the LOC111899953 gene encoding serine/threonine-protein kinase STN7, chloroplastic, with product MYVHTSTDIMATISAGGVGVGFGGGSVKLNSLNSLPPSPFLGKRLKLKPLQEPISHGSKVTILRPNLHSTVVAGVQLVDFVHDVFLGVGVGLPCTVMECGDMIYRSTLPRSNALTLTIPGAVLALGTLSYLWATPGVAPGFWDMFVLAFVERLFRPTYKKDDFVLGKKLGEGAFGVVYRVSWAKKPSSKEGDLVLKKATEYGAVEIWMNERVRRACSNSCADFLYGFLEKSSKKEAEYWLIWRFEGESTLADLIQSKEFPYNVESMILGEVQDLPKGLERENRIIQTILRQLLFALDGLHSTGIVHRDIKPQNVIFSEGSRTFKIIDLGAAADLRVGINYIPKEFLLDPRYAAPEQYIMSTQTPSAPSAPVAAALSPVLWQLNLPDRFDIYSTGLILLQMAFPSFRSDSGLIQFNRQLKRCDYDLIAWRKSVEPRANGDLRRGFELLDLDGGIGWELLTCMVRYKARQRVSAKAALAHPYFDKEGLLALSIMQNLRLQFFRATQQDYSEAVKWIVELMARSGTKKDGGFTEAELQALKEIKPKKKANAQRNVLASVLRFQRKVLKTLNESMDEFNQGRKSMWWSRWIPREE from the exons ATGTACGTACATACATCGACTGATATCATGGCAACTATATCAGCAGGAGGAGTCGGAGTAGGATTTGGAGGTGGTTCCGTTAAGCTCAACTCCCTCAATTCGTTACCACCATCTCCATTTTTAGGCAAAAGGTTAAAACTCAAGCCTTTACAAGAACCCATTTCACATGGATCAAAAGTCACAATCTTGAGGCCGAATTTACACTCGACTGTTGTCGCTGGAGTTCAGTTGGTTGATTTTGTTCATGATGTGTTTTTGGGCGTTGGAGTTGGTCTTCCTTGTACAGTGATGGAGTGTGGTGATATGATTTACAGAAGCACATTACCAAGATCGAATGCGTTAACACTCACGATCCCTGGTGCTGTTTTGGCTTTGGGTACCCTTTCCTACCTTTGGGCTACCCCTGGTGTTGCCCCTGGGTTTTGGGATATGTTTGTTCTTGCTTTTGTTGAAAGATTATTCAGACCTACATACAAAAAG gatgattttgtgttgGGAAAGAAGTTGGGTGAGGGAGCTTTTGGTGTCGTTTACAGAGTTTCATGGGCGAAGAAACCATCTTCCAAG GAAGGCGATTTAGTTCTTAAAAAAGCTACAGAATATGGTGCTGTTGAGATATGGATGAATGAGCGTGTGAGGAGAGCTTGTTCAAACAGTTGTGCTGATTtcctctatggctttcttgag AAATCTTCAAAGAAAGAAGCCGAATATTGGCTCATATGGAGATTCGAAGGGGAATCCACACTTGCAGATTTGATTCAGAGTAAAGAGTTCCCCTATAAT GTTGAATCAATGATTCTTGGAGAAGTGCAAGACTTACCAAAAGGATTAGAAAGAGAAAATCGAATCATTCAAACAATTCTCAGACAACTCTTGTTTGCATTAGATGGGCTTCACTCAACAGGAATTGTTCACAGAGATATCAAACCTCAAAATGTTATTTTTTCCGAAG GGTCTCGAACATTCAAGATTATCGATTTGGGAGCTGCAGCAGATTTGCGAGTAGGCATCAATTATATCCCCAAAGAGTTTCTTTTAGATCCAAG ATACGCAGCACCTGAGCAATATATTATGAGCACACAAACTCCATCTGCTCCATCAGCTCCGGTTGCAGCCGCACTTTCTCCCGTTCTATGGCAG TTAAACCTCCCAGATCGATTCGACATTTACAGCACTGGTCTAATTTTACTACAAATG GCATTTCCTTCATTCCGATCAGACAGTGGTCTGATACAATTCAATCGGCAATTAAAAAGATGCGATTATGACCTAATTGCATGGAGGAAAAGCGTAGAGCCACGTGCAAATGGGGATTTAAGAAGAGGATTCGAGTTGTTGGATTTAGATGGTGGAATCGGATGGGAGCTTTTGACTTGTATGGTTCGATACAAAGCTCGACAAAGAGTTAGTGCAAAAGCTGCTTTAGCACATCCGTATTTTGATAAAGAAGGTCTTCTTGCTTTGTCGATTATGCAGAATCTTAGACTGCAGTTTTTCAGAGCCACACAACAGGATTATAGTGAAGCTGTGAAATGGATCGTTGAGCTTATGGCTAGATCGGGTACAAAGAAAGATGGTGGATTCACTGAAGCTGAGCTTCAAGCACTTAAA gAAATAAAGCCAAAGAAGAAGGCAAATGCACAAAGAAATGTTCTTGCATCCGTCCTTCGGTTTCAAAGGAAGGTCTTGAAAACATTGAATGAAAGCATGGACGAATTTAACCAAGGAAGGAAGAGCATGTGGTGGAGTAGATGGATTCCAAGAGAGGAATGA
- the LOC111899954 gene encoding probable galacturonosyltransferase-like 3, with protein sequence MPPTFHLLTTILILILHLIFAAELPEFQEAQAFRNGKECNDTRIHIAMTLDATYLRGSIAGVFSVVQHATCPENIIFHFLTTHRLSSSLRRTITTTFPYLNFHLHHFHTDLVRNKISTSIRRALDQPLNYARIYLSHLLPITVHRVIYFDSDLIVVDDVVKLWEINLNSHVLGAPEYCHANFTHYFTSKFWSTPYFSGVFNHRATKPCYFNTGVMVIDLMKWRRYKITEKLEKWMEIQKKHRIYELGSLPPFLLVFAGDVEGVEHRWNQHGLGGDNVEGLCRDLHPGPVSLLHWSGKGKPWLRLNSMRPCPLDQLWAPYDLFKHAPLISDT encoded by the coding sequence ATGCCACCGACATTCCACCTCCTAACCACCATTCTCATCCTCATCCTCCACCTCATCTTCGCCGCTGAACTACCGGAATTCCAAGAAGCCCAAGCATTTCGAAATGGAAAAGAATGCAATGACACAAGAATCCACATAGCAATGACCCTAGATGCCACCTATCTCCGTGGCTCGATCGCCGGTGTATTCTCCGTCGTTCAACACGCCACCTGCCCGGAAAACATCATCTTCCATTTTCTCACCACCCATCGTCTCTCCTCCTCCCTTCGCCGCACAATCACCACAACTTTCCCTTACCTCAACTTCCACCTCCATCACTTCCACACAGATCTAGTCAGAAACAAAATCTCCACCTCAATCCGCCGTGCACTCGACCAACCACTCAACTACGCCCGTATCTACCTCTCCCACCTCCTCCCCATCACCGTCCACCGCGTCATATACTTTGATTCCGACCTCATCGTCGTCGACGACGTCGTCAAGCTCTGGGAAATCAACCTTAATTCCCATGTCCTCGGAGCACCCGAGTATTGCCACGCGAACTTCACCCACTACTTCACATCCAAATTCTGGTCAACCCCTTACTTCTCCGGCGTATTCAACCACCGCGCTACGAAGCCGTGCTACTTCAACACCGGCGTAATGGTGATCGATTTGATGAAATGGAGGAGGTATAAGATAACAGAAAAGCTCGAAAAATGGATGGAAATACAGAAAAAACATCGGATTTACGAACTGGGTTCGTTGCCACCATTCTTGTTAGTGTTCGCCGGAGATGTTGAGGGGGTGGAGCATCGGTGGAACCAACATGGTCTCGGCGGAGATAACGTTGAAGGGTTGTGCCGGGATCTGCATCCGGGTCCGGTGAGCTTGCTTCACTGGAGCGGAAAGGGAAAGCCGTGGTTGAGATTGAATTCGATGCGACCATGTCCACTGGATCAACTGTGGGCCCCTTACGACCTCTTCAAGCACGCACCGTTGATTTCCGATACTTGA